The following coding sequences lie in one Lacerta agilis isolate rLacAgi1 chromosome 4, rLacAgi1.pri, whole genome shotgun sequence genomic window:
- the TEX29 gene encoding LOW QUALITY PROTEIN: testis-expressed protein 29 (The sequence of the model RefSeq protein was modified relative to this genomic sequence to represent the inferred CDS: inserted 2 bases in 1 codon), with amino-acid sequence MSVRQTEGCVTFLEDKELRDLAPEVSESVQIPVVLNISLTAEPRQDPAAERTLVLSSSPALLCMSPLMKDLEELGQNPRXFFLMYCLTLWSPPGLCVQSPLKLDRAIQSPPLPHRLEKRNTNFLRYGFAVCEFPFYEICRENVSRIECSELGCCFHKETCYKKAVPQYMKAFICLIVIVMVAFCIFVLCSCCAGKKRKSSLEEEVKSSSDGSDSSSESDED; translated from the exons ATGTCAGTGCGTCAGACTGAAGGTTGCGTAACATTTCTTGAAGACAAAGAACTAAGGGATTTGGCTCCTGAAGTCAGTGAATCAGTTCAAATCCCGGTGGTGTTAAATATCAGTCTTACTGCTGAGCCGAGGCAGGATCCTGCAGCAGAACGCACCCTTGTTCTGAGCTCTTCCCCTGCCTTATTGTGTA TGAGCCCATTAATGAAAGACCTGGAAGAACTTGGGCAGAATCCAAG CTTTTTCTTAATGTATTGCCTAACATTGTGGTCTCCTCCTGGCTTGTGTGTTCAGTCGCCTCTGAAATTGGACAGGGCAATACAATCTCCACCCTTGCCTCATCGGCTGGAAAAACGAAATACAAATTTCCTCCGTTATGGGTTTGCAG TATGTGAATTCCCCTTTTATGAAATATGCCGTGAAAATGTATCAAGAATTGAGTGTTCAGAGCTGGGGTGCTGTTTCCACAAAGAAACGTGCTATAAGAAAGCTGTACCAC aatacaTGAAAGCATTTATTTGCTTAATAGTGATCGTCATGGTGGCCTTCTGTATATTTGTGCTGTGTAG TTGTTGCGCAGGTAAAAAGAGAAAGTCATCTttagaggaagaagtgaaaagTTCATCAGATGGAAGTGACAGTTCTTCAGAGTCTGATGAAGATTAG